Proteins from a genomic interval of Rosa chinensis cultivar Old Blush chromosome 2, RchiOBHm-V2, whole genome shotgun sequence:
- the LOC121051328 gene encoding secreted RxLR effector protein 161-like, with protein MSKIPYASAIGSLMYAMLCTRPDISYGVSITSRYQSNPGLEHWNAVKNILKYLRRTKDLFLIYGGGDLQSELQVEAYTDSDFQSDVNDRKSTSGFVFTLNGGAVNWRSCKQSVTADSTTEAEYIAASEAAKEAVWMKKFITELDVVPTIESPIPLYCDNNGAIAQAKEPRSHQKSKHIERRFHIIREIVNRGDINILKVASVDNISDPFTKPLSQAKLEKHLEKMGVRFMADWV; from the coding sequence ATGAGCAAGATCCCATATGCATCTGCAATAGGGAGTCTCATGTATGCGATGCTATGCACAAGACCTGATATCAGTTATGGCGTAAGCATAACTAGTCGATATCAGTCCAATCCAGGTTTAGAACACTGGAATGCTGTTAAGAATATCCTTAAGTACTTGAGAAGGACTAAAGATTTATTCCTCATTTATGGAGGTGGTGATTTGCAATCAGAGTTGCAAGTGGAAGCATACACAGACTCAGATTTTCAATCTGATGTGAATGATAGAAAATCCACATCAGGGTTTGTCTTCACCTTGAATGGAGGTGCAGTAAATTGGAGAAGCTGCAAACAAAGCGTTACTGCAGATTCCACTACTGAGGCAGAATACATTGCAGCATCAGAGGCTGCAAAGGAAGCAGTttggatgaaaaagttcatcactGAACTTGATGTTGTTCCTACCATTGAGTCACCGATTCCACTTTACTGTGACAACAATGGGGCAATTGCTCAAGCCAAGGAACCAAGGTCTCATCAAAAATCCAAACACATCGAAAGACGCTTCCATATCATAAGGGAGATTGTTAATCGTGGAGACATTAACATTCTCAAAGTAGCATCTGTTGATAACATATCGGATCCATTCACTAAGCCTTTATCACAAGCAAAGCTAGAAAAACATCTTGAGAAGATGGGTGTACGTTTCATGGCTGATTGGGTTTAG